A single genomic interval of Chryseobacterium paludis harbors:
- a CDS encoding NAD(P)/FAD-dependent oxidoreductase yields the protein MENDNFDVIIIGGSYAGLSAGMALGRSLRNVLIIDSGRPCNEQTPHSHNFLTQDGKTPHEISKEARRQVEKYNSVQFDDDIVVSAKKATKGFEVKTLSGKRFKSKKLVIATGIRDIKPDIPGFNECWGISVLHCPYCHGFEVKNETTGIIANGDFAFEFSKMIIHWTKDLSLFTNGKSELTEDQIRQLTRKNIQINENKIDQLEHTNGKIKNILFKDGSKHPLKAIYAKVPFEQNLNVSDDLGVELTEFGHIKTDPFYKTNVFGVYACGDNSSMMRSVANAVGSGNTVGAMVNKELIEEEF from the coding sequence ATGGAAAACGACAACTTTGATGTTATTATAATTGGAGGAAGTTATGCTGGGCTTTCTGCGGGAATGGCTCTGGGAAGATCCCTAAGAAATGTTTTAATTATTGATAGTGGAAGACCGTGTAATGAGCAAACGCCACATTCTCATAATTTTCTGACTCAGGATGGTAAAACACCACACGAGATTAGTAAGGAAGCAAGAAGACAGGTTGAAAAATATAATTCAGTACAATTTGACGATGATATCGTGGTAAGCGCAAAAAAAGCCACAAAAGGTTTTGAAGTGAAGACGTTGTCAGGAAAAAGATTTAAATCTAAGAAGCTAGTTATTGCTACGGGAATTAGAGACATAAAACCCGATATTCCAGGTTTTAATGAATGTTGGGGGATTTCTGTTCTGCATTGTCCGTATTGCCATGGATTTGAAGTTAAAAATGAAACCACAGGAATTATAGCCAATGGAGATTTTGCTTTTGAGTTTTCAAAAATGATCATTCACTGGACTAAGGATCTCAGTTTATTCACTAATGGAAAATCAGAGCTTACAGAAGATCAAATAAGACAATTGACCAGGAAAAATATTCAGATCAATGAAAATAAAATTGATCAATTAGAACATACGAATGGGAAAATTAAAAATATACTTTTTAAGGATGGAAGTAAACACCCATTAAAAGCTATTTATGCGAAAGTTCCTTTTGAACAAAACCTAAACGTTTCAGACGATTTAGGAGTTGAACTCACTGAATTTGGCCATATCAAAACAGACCCATTTTATAAAACAAATGTTTTCGGAGTGTATGCTTGTGGTGACAACTCATCCATGATGCGTTCTGTAGCTAATGCTGTGGGATCAGGAAATACAGTGGGAGCTATGGTAAATAAGGAACTAATTGAAGAAGAATTTTAA
- the glyA gene encoding serine hydroxymethyltransferase: MDIIFDLIEKERQRQTHGLELIASENFVSDDVMKAMGSVLTNKYAEGYPGKRYYGGCEVVDEVETLAINRAKELFGVDYVNVQPHSGSQANAAIYLAVLKPGDKIMGMDLSMGGHLTHGSAVNFSGIQYNVVSYGVQQETGLIDYDQMREVALRERPKMLIAGFSAYSRDLDYAKFREVADEIGATLWADIAHPAGLVAKGLLNSPFEHCHVVTTTTHKTLRGPRGGMIMMGKDFENTYGHKTPKGETKMMSQVLDGAVFPGIQGGPLEHVIAGKAIAFGEALDVKFEIYAKQVQSNAQALAKAMISRGFDIVSGGTDNHLMLVDLRNKGVNGKETEKALVLADITCNKNMVPFDDKSPFTTSGIRLGTAAITTRGLKEQDMETISELISEVVDNIKNEEVLTSVRKKVNELMEGKALFNY; encoded by the coding sequence ATGGATATTATTTTCGACCTGATTGAAAAAGAAAGACAAAGACAAACCCATGGATTGGAGCTGATAGCATCGGAAAATTTTGTTTCTGATGATGTAATGAAGGCAATGGGTAGCGTATTGACTAACAAATATGCAGAGGGATACCCTGGTAAAAGGTACTACGGTGGATGTGAAGTAGTAGATGAGGTCGAAACTTTAGCAATAAACAGAGCAAAAGAACTTTTTGGAGTTGATTATGTAAATGTTCAGCCTCATTCCGGTTCACAAGCTAATGCTGCAATTTATCTTGCAGTTTTAAAACCTGGAGATAAAATTATGGGGATGGATCTTTCTATGGGTGGACACTTAACTCATGGATCAGCCGTTAATTTTTCAGGAATTCAATATAATGTTGTTTCTTATGGTGTACAACAGGAAACTGGTTTGATTGATTATGATCAAATGAGAGAAGTTGCTTTAAGAGAAAGACCAAAAATGCTTATCGCTGGTTTTTCAGCGTATTCCAGAGATTTAGATTATGCAAAATTTAGAGAAGTTGCCGATGAGATCGGAGCTACTCTTTGGGCCGATATTGCACATCCTGCAGGTTTAGTTGCAAAAGGATTGCTGAATTCTCCTTTTGAACATTGTCATGTTGTAACAACAACTACTCATAAAACACTAAGAGGTCCTAGAGGTGGAATGATCATGATGGGTAAAGATTTCGAAAATACCTATGGACACAAGACTCCAAAAGGGGAGACCAAAATGATGAGCCAGGTTTTAGATGGTGCTGTTTTCCCTGGAATTCAAGGGGGACCGCTTGAGCATGTTATTGCAGGTAAAGCTATTGCTTTTGGAGAAGCTCTAGATGTGAAGTTTGAAATATACGCTAAACAGGTTCAGTCGAATGCTCAGGCTTTAGCAAAAGCCATGATCAGTAGAGGTTTTGATATTGTAAGTGGTGGGACTGATAATCATTTAATGCTAGTAGATCTTAGAAACAAGGGAGTAAATGGGAAAGAGACAGAAAAAGCGTTAGTACTGGCTGACATTACCTGTAATAAGAATATGGTTCCTTTTGATGATAAATCACCGTTTACTACATCTGGTATTAGATTAGGTACTGCTGCTATCACGACAAGAGGACTGAAAGAACAAGATATGGAGACTATTTCAGAATTGATTTCTGAAGTTGTTGATAATATTAAAAATGAAGAAGTTCTTACATCTGTAAGAAAGAAAGTAAATGAATTAATGGAA
- the bla gene encoding subclass B1 metallo-beta-lactamase codes for MKAFFKVLCLFVITVLSCSFQKAGSIDPKVVYESENLVVRQLSKNVYQHISYLNTETYGKVPCNGMVVKDGNEAVIFDTPSDDTSSAELIKWIKGSLNAKINAVIATHFHNDCVGGLKEFRKNNIPSYASNKTIALAKKNKFNVPDRGFDNTLTLHVGKQKVYATFFGEGHTRDNVVGYFPNENVMFGGCLVKEVDATKGYLEDSNVKAWSETVEKVKKAYPDAKIVIPGHGEVGGQELLDYTIKLFKVE; via the coding sequence ATGAAAGCATTTTTTAAAGTCCTGTGTTTATTCGTAATAACTGTTTTAAGTTGTAGTTTTCAGAAAGCCGGATCAATAGACCCTAAAGTTGTTTATGAATCTGAAAATCTGGTTGTCAGACAGTTATCTAAGAATGTTTATCAACATATTTCATATCTTAATACTGAAACATATGGGAAAGTTCCTTGTAACGGGATGGTTGTGAAAGATGGAAATGAAGCTGTTATTTTCGATACTCCGTCCGATGATACAAGTTCTGCAGAATTGATCAAATGGATTAAAGGTAGTCTGAATGCTAAAATTAATGCTGTCATAGCAACTCATTTTCATAATGACTGTGTAGGAGGTTTAAAAGAGTTTAGGAAGAATAATATCCCTTCTTATGCCAGTAATAAGACTATAGCATTGGCAAAAAAGAATAAATTTAACGTTCCTGATCGTGGATTTGATAATACTTTAACTTTACATGTTGGCAAGCAAAAAGTATATGCAACATTTTTTGGTGAAGGACACACCAGAGATAATGTGGTGGGATATTTTCCTAATGAGAATGTGATGTTTGGTGGGTGTTTAGTTAAAGAAGTTGATGCGACTAAAGGATATCTTGAAGATTCTAATGTAAAAGCATGGTCTGAAACTGTTGAAAAAGTAAAAAAAGCATATCCGGATGCAAAAATAGTAATTCCGGGGCACGGAGAAGTTGGAGGGCAGGAATTACTGGATTATACCATCAAGTTGTTTAAAGTAGAGTAG